A genomic segment from uncultured Desulfuromonas sp. encodes:
- the ftsX gene encoding permease-like cell division protein FtsX encodes MERLKYFFQRTIFSMKQSPLLCSATIGTVAIALMLLSFFTLIVLNVQNLTKQWSRDIQVVVYLDRVPSQSALDQWLEEIQTYPAVETVTYVSQHEAFERFRERLGQNKDLLDGLMPEILPASLEIGLEETARSREGTESLIALLKDNSEFNNFRYGQEWLDRYDAFIFLLQLTGSLAGGFLIFATLFIISNTIKLTIYARRDELEIMGLIGATPLFIKAPFMAEGALQGVVGAVLALGGCHMLYYFFLKKGLAALLTTAAAQNIHFLPIEVQLAVIATGLFLGFVGSLLPLRKFVRI; translated from the coding sequence ATGGAGCGTCTGAAATATTTCTTTCAAAGAACCATCTTCAGCATGAAGCAAAGCCCCCTGCTCTGTAGTGCCACCATTGGGACGGTGGCCATTGCCCTGATGCTGCTGTCATTTTTCACCCTGATTGTTCTTAACGTTCAAAACCTGACGAAACAATGGAGTCGAGACATCCAGGTCGTTGTGTACCTTGACCGGGTTCCCAGCCAATCAGCTCTTGACCAATGGTTGGAAGAGATCCAGACCTATCCAGCGGTGGAAACCGTCACCTATGTCTCACAACATGAGGCCTTTGAACGATTTCGTGAACGTCTTGGCCAAAACAAAGACCTTCTTGATGGCCTGATGCCGGAAATTCTGCCAGCCTCTCTAGAAATCGGCCTTGAAGAGACGGCCCGATCACGAGAAGGAACGGAAAGTCTCATTGCCCTGTTAAAAGACAATAGTGAGTTTAATAACTTTCGCTATGGTCAGGAATGGCTTGACCGTTATGATGCCTTCATTTTCTTGCTTCAATTGACAGGTTCGTTGGCTGGCGGCTTTCTGATTTTTGCCACCCTGTTTATCATTTCCAATACGATCAAATTGACGATTTACGCCCGCCGCGATGAACTGGAAATCATGGGGCTGATTGGTGCCACACCGCTATTCATCAAAGCACCGTTTATGGCAGAGGGGGCGTTGCAGGGCGTGGTCGGCGCCGTCCTTGCTTTGGGTGGCTGCCATATGCTCTATTACTTTTTTCTGAAAAAAGGTCTGGCGGCGCTACTGACGACGGCGGCAGCGCAAAATATCCATTTTCTACCGATTGAAGTTCAGCTTGCGGTTATTGCAACCGGGCTGTTTTTAGGGTTTGTCGGCAGTCTCTTGCCGTTACGTAAGTTTGTCCGCATCTAA
- a CDS encoding S41 family peptidase has product MSLRLVIYLSFSVLFMALATGPVFAESVQGKEEQAPEEISAYEHLDQFIDVLTIIRKNYVEQAPIDQLMSGAIKGMLNELDPHSAYMPPDMFDEMQIETMGEFNGLGVEITVKDHLITIIAPIADTPADRAGIRAGDIIIEIDGVLTKEMSVMDAVNKMRGPKGSKISLGIMRSGESAPLTFTLTRETIRVDSIKHRLYDPAIGYVRISQFQQRTAREFKAALKQLHEEAELQGLVIDLRNNPGGLLDQAVQVCDLFLDSGKIVSTQGRRSTDNFTYNATALDTEPSYPIVVLINEGSASASEIVAGALQDHKRAVILGTGSFGKGSVQSIIPLANHSGLRLTTAYYYTPNGTSIQARGIVPDVHVEQAVWQQTVTTQQTKEKDLDNHLETPTQESLGNATPQPDEEPPSDFQLLRALDLLRGWQQMKHLQPCLTNDEAATS; this is encoded by the coding sequence ATGTCTTTACGATTAGTCATCTATCTCTCTTTTTCTGTTTTATTCATGGCTCTGGCAACAGGTCCTGTGTTCGCCGAATCCGTTCAGGGAAAGGAAGAACAAGCCCCGGAAGAGATCAGCGCTTATGAGCATTTGGATCAGTTTATCGACGTGCTGACAATTATCCGCAAAAACTACGTGGAACAGGCTCCGATCGATCAACTCATGTCCGGTGCCATCAAGGGGATGCTCAACGAACTCGATCCTCATTCCGCCTACATGCCTCCTGATATGTTTGACGAAATGCAGATCGAAACCATGGGCGAGTTCAACGGACTCGGGGTCGAAATCACCGTAAAAGATCATCTCATCACCATCATTGCGCCCATTGCCGACACACCGGCTGACCGTGCCGGAATCCGCGCCGGTGATATCATTATCGAAATTGATGGCGTTCTTACCAAGGAGATGTCGGTGATGGATGCCGTCAATAAAATGCGCGGCCCCAAAGGCAGTAAGATCTCTCTGGGCATTATGCGCAGTGGAGAATCCGCTCCACTGACATTTACCTTGACGCGGGAAACAATTCGCGTTGACAGCATCAAGCACCGTCTTTATGACCCGGCCATCGGCTATGTCCGCATCAGCCAATTTCAACAACGCACAGCCAGGGAGTTCAAAGCCGCCCTTAAACAACTGCACGAAGAAGCGGAGCTGCAAGGCCTAGTCATTGATCTGCGTAACAATCCCGGCGGCTTACTGGATCAGGCGGTTCAGGTGTGTGATCTTTTTCTCGATTCGGGAAAAATCGTCTCCACACAAGGACGCCGTTCTACCGACAATTTCACCTATAACGCGACAGCCCTCGATACGGAACCCAGTTATCCGATTGTCGTTCTCATCAATGAAGGCAGTGCCAGTGCGTCAGAGATTGTTGCCGGCGCGCTTCAGGACCACAAAAGAGCCGTTATCCTGGGAACCGGCAGTTTTGGAAAGGGGTCAGTCCAAAGTATTATCCCTTTGGCAAATCATTCCGGTCTGCGCTTAACGACGGCCTATTATTACACCCCGAACGGCACGTCCATTCAGGCTCGAGGCATCGTTCCAGATGTCCATGTCGAGCAAGCGGTCTGGCAGCAGACGGTAACAACACAGCAAACCAAAGAGAAGGACCTCGACAACCACCTTGAGACGCCGACTCAAGAAAGTCTGGGCAACGCGACACCTCAACCCGATGAAGAACCTCCATCTGACTTTCAATTACTCAGAGCTCTGGATTTACTTCGCGGCTGGCAGCAAATGAAACATCTTCAACCTTGTTTGACCAACGATGAGGCGGCAACATCATGA
- a CDS encoding DUF1015 domain-containing protein — translation MAQIAPFRGICFNLSKVAGLDKVVSPPYDTIHAALQQRLLERSPHNIVRLILGNSLPHNGDGEICYGKAAELFRQWQSEEILLRDDQPAIYLYDQNGQIGAETVSRKGFIALARIEDFSSGMVKPHEQTRFDWCRDRLQLLRHCQANFSPVFSLYSDPCCVIEAMTGTVRKQPPALDVVDDQGIHHQVWRIHDNRLIKTITEVLDGKPLLIADGHHRYETALNYRDEQREQLGEFSGKETFNYISMYFSNMEDPGCQTVARHLLLQEAPETFLQLARSTFQVIQLDEHSWHDQVARLANATALEDLSLLFYADPERRYRLVLNDFEAQSHNVRHLLANAPSTTHGGIVYRAVLDKILKQLPNQDRLENVHYVEQAMEAVDRQSASATVLLPSLSVSTVRDIANSGGKIPENSTCFYPGVLSGLVINPLIPGERISDYL, via the coding sequence ATGGCTCAAATCGCTCCGTTTCGGGGAATTTGTTTTAACCTTTCCAAAGTTGCTGGCCTGGATAAGGTCGTTTCGCCCCCTTACGACACGATTCACGCCGCCTTGCAGCAGCGTCTGCTTGAGCGTAGCCCGCATAATATTGTTCGTCTGATCCTCGGCAACTCTCTTCCGCATAATGGGGATGGCGAGATATGCTATGGAAAAGCTGCAGAATTGTTTCGGCAATGGCAGTCTGAAGAGATTCTGTTGCGCGATGATCAACCGGCAATTTATCTCTACGACCAAAATGGTCAGATCGGCGCTGAGACCGTTTCGAGAAAAGGCTTTATCGCCTTGGCCCGTATTGAAGATTTTTCCTCCGGAATGGTTAAACCACACGAACAGACCCGTTTCGACTGGTGTCGTGATCGCTTGCAGCTGTTGCGCCATTGCCAGGCGAACTTCAGTCCGGTTTTCTCCCTCTACTCTGATCCTTGTTGCGTGATTGAAGCCATGACCGGAACGGTTCGCAAACAACCACCTGCACTGGATGTTGTCGATGATCAGGGCATTCATCATCAGGTTTGGCGAATTCACGATAACCGGCTGATCAAGACAATTACCGAGGTTCTGGATGGCAAGCCGCTGCTGATTGCCGATGGTCATCATCGCTATGAGACCGCTCTCAACTACCGTGATGAGCAACGGGAACAACTTGGCGAATTCAGCGGTAAGGAAACGTTTAATTATATCTCCATGTATTTTTCTAATATGGAAGACCCCGGTTGTCAGACCGTCGCCCGTCATCTTCTTTTGCAGGAAGCGCCAGAGACATTTTTACAGCTAGCACGTTCTACATTTCAGGTCATTCAACTCGATGAACACTCTTGGCATGACCAAGTGGCCCGGTTGGCGAATGCAACAGCTTTGGAGGATCTCTCTTTGTTGTTTTATGCCGATCCAGAGAGGCGATATCGGCTGGTTTTGAACGATTTTGAAGCGCAGAGTCATAATGTTCGCCATTTGTTGGCAAATGCGCCTTCCACGACACATGGAGGGATTGTCTATCGGGCGGTTTTGGATAAGATCCTGAAACAACTGCCGAATCAGGACCGACTGGAGAATGTTCACTATGTTGAACAGGCGATGGAGGCTGTTGACCGGCAAAGCGCATCCGCGACGGTTTTGCTTCCGTCGTTGAGTGTTTCAACTGTTCGAGATATTGCAAATTCAGGTGGAAAGATTCCTGAAAATTCCACGTGCTTTTATCCTGGTGTTCTCAGTGGTCTGGTGATCAATCCCCTTATTCCGGGTGAGCGGATCAGTGATTACCTTTAA
- a CDS encoding farnesyl diphosphate synthase: MDLKAYLSNHRQRVEQALEQSLPPKHQHPAQLHEAMHYSVFAGGKRLRPILMMAACEAVGGAVDDVLPAACAMEMIHTYSLIHDDLPAMDDDDLRRGQPTNHKVFGEATAILAGDALLTEAFVLLSSPSEASQINDRTRREVIQLLARAAGAAGMVGGQVVDMQAEGMEQPDLATIDFIHAHKTGALILASIRAGALLGGADTEQYEALSRFGKLAGLAFQIADDILDITGDQEQLGKDIGSDQERGKATYPAVLGLSESIRRAAELHQQALKALEPLGDAAEPLRQISHYIVNRSS, translated from the coding sequence ATGGATTTAAAAGCCTACCTCAGTAATCATCGCCAACGCGTTGAACAGGCGCTGGAGCAGTCTCTCCCTCCCAAGCATCAGCATCCGGCTCAACTGCATGAGGCCATGCATTATTCGGTTTTTGCCGGTGGCAAACGCTTGCGCCCTATTCTCATGATGGCGGCCTGTGAAGCAGTTGGTGGTGCTGTTGACGATGTGCTGCCGGCAGCCTGTGCCATGGAAATGATCCACACCTATTCACTGATTCATGACGACCTACCGGCCATGGATGATGATGACCTGCGCCGAGGTCAACCAACGAACCACAAAGTGTTTGGCGAAGCCACGGCAATCCTGGCCGGAGACGCTCTTTTAACTGAGGCGTTTGTCCTGCTCTCCTCTCCTTCGGAGGCATCACAGATCAATGATCGCACCCGACGGGAAGTCATTCAGCTTCTGGCACGTGCAGCCGGGGCGGCCGGCATGGTTGGCGGCCAGGTGGTCGATATGCAAGCCGAAGGCATGGAACAACCGGACCTGGCGACCATCGACTTTATCCATGCCCACAAGACCGGAGCCTTGATTCTGGCCTCTATTCGTGCCGGAGCATTACTCGGCGGAGCCGACACGGAACAATATGAAGCGCTAAGTCGTTTTGGAAAGCTCGCCGGGCTGGCATTCCAGATTGCCGATGACATCCTCGACATTACTGGGGATCAGGAGCAGCTGGGCAAAGATATCGGCAGTGATCAGGAACGTGGCAAGGCCACTTACCCGGCGGTCCTCGGATTAAGTGAATCCATCCGCCGCGCTGCAGAACTTCACCAACAGGCGCTCAAAGCCCTCGAACCTCTTGGTGATGCCGCAGAACCATTGCGCCAGATTTCCCATTACATCGTCAATCGTTCGTCCTGA
- the xseB gene encoding exodeoxyribonuclease VII small subunit — protein sequence MAKATSFEEAINALESCVEHLEQDDLPIDEALKHFESGVKNIQKCQKALEGARLKIEQLTSDQDQQLTTKPLDL from the coding sequence ATGGCTAAAGCGACCTCCTTTGAAGAGGCCATCAACGCTCTTGAATCCTGTGTTGAACATCTTGAACAGGACGATCTGCCGATTGATGAAGCCCTCAAGCACTTTGAGAGCGGCGTCAAAAATATCCAGAAGTGCCAAAAAGCCCTGGAAGGCGCACGATTAAAAATCGAGCAATTGACATCAGATCAGGATCAGCAGCTGACAACAAAGCCGCTGGACCTGTAA
- a CDS encoding peptidoglycan DD-metalloendopeptidase family protein: MLYVFPAHADEIAENKETLQQVKQQISQTASEISQKKTKEQSLLQQLDHLEQQMANSDAAVKKASHALEQAKENIAGLEEKISNYENVLKRSQKDVEQRLRTLYTSGDLSSLRLIFSTETPLQLAENLDFLSRIASHDKKLLTSYRQQTRQLQRARLDLHNELMLQEQTLTEKQQYKKQLAQNKNQKAQLVTQIKQDQHALQQRLQQLEERSKNLTALVSQLKERKLNEAFVPNNKPFTTAKGTIPWPSSGAVREGFGTHSDRNYGTKYKSNGLEIAAVPGTPIKAIWPGKVVFSAPFKGYGNLIIIDHGSQYYSLYAQVINIKHPVGTIVNVGDVIATSGYEQRDSYHLEIRHRGTPVDPNDWLQPRKG; this comes from the coding sequence ATGCTGTATGTATTTCCAGCCCATGCTGATGAAATTGCTGAGAACAAGGAAACCCTGCAGCAGGTCAAGCAACAGATTTCCCAAACCGCCAGTGAAATCTCCCAGAAAAAAACCAAGGAACAGAGCCTGCTGCAACAACTTGATCACCTTGAGCAGCAGATGGCCAATAGTGATGCCGCCGTCAAAAAAGCCAGCCATGCTCTAGAACAGGCTAAAGAAAATATTGCCGGGCTTGAAGAAAAAATCAGCAACTATGAAAACGTCCTTAAGCGTTCGCAAAAAGATGTGGAGCAACGGCTACGCACGTTGTACACCAGTGGTGATCTCAGTTCTCTGCGACTGATCTTTTCGACAGAAACCCCACTTCAGTTAGCGGAGAATCTCGACTTTCTCAGCCGTATCGCCTCACACGATAAGAAGTTGCTGACCAGCTACCGTCAACAAACACGCCAACTCCAGCGCGCCCGCCTTGACCTGCACAATGAATTAATGTTGCAGGAACAGACATTGACGGAAAAACAGCAGTACAAAAAGCAACTGGCACAAAATAAAAATCAAAAAGCGCAACTGGTCACCCAGATCAAGCAGGACCAACACGCTCTGCAACAACGCCTGCAACAACTTGAGGAACGATCGAAAAACCTCACAGCACTGGTCAGCCAACTTAAAGAACGCAAACTCAATGAAGCGTTTGTACCGAACAATAAACCGTTCACTACGGCTAAAGGCACCATCCCCTGGCCCTCGTCCGGGGCGGTACGCGAGGGGTTTGGTACGCACAGCGACCGTAACTACGGGACGAAATACAAGAGCAACGGCCTTGAAATTGCGGCCGTCCCCGGTACGCCCATCAAAGCAATTTGGCCTGGGAAAGTCGTCTTTTCCGCGCCATTCAAAGGTTACGGTAATTTAATCATTATTGATCACGGTAGCCAGTATTACAGCCTGTATGCCCAGGTGATCAACATCAAGCATCCCGTCGGTACGATCGTCAATGTCGGAGATGTCATTGCAACATCGGGCTACGAACAACGTGACAGTTACCATCTGGAAATTCGCCATCGCGGCACGCCGGTTGACCCAAATGACTGGCTGCAGCCGCGTAAAGGATAA
- a CDS encoding HD domain-containing protein — translation MIDPIEIITAYYPQHTKAHHILLTHSRLVADKALNIGRALVDRGEKIDLDFIQEASLLHDIGIFRVHAPALGCFGQLPYLHHGVEGAKILTREGLPKHAGVCERHTGVGLTTQEIEQNKLGLPLRDMTPLTVEEQIIAYADLFFSKNPQHLERERSAEKVRKSLCKFGEEKGVIFDHWQLRFEA, via the coding sequence ATGATTGATCCCATTGAAATCATAACAGCCTATTATCCCCAGCACACCAAGGCCCATCATATTTTATTGACCCATAGCCGTCTCGTTGCCGACAAGGCTCTCAACATCGGACGCGCATTAGTAGATCGGGGGGAAAAGATAGACCTCGACTTCATTCAGGAAGCGTCGTTATTGCACGACATCGGTATTTTCCGTGTCCACGCACCGGCATTGGGTTGTTTTGGCCAACTGCCTTATTTACACCATGGCGTGGAAGGCGCAAAAATCCTCACCAGGGAGGGGCTGCCAAAACATGCCGGTGTCTGCGAGCGGCATACGGGCGTCGGCCTGACCACGCAGGAAATTGAGCAAAACAAACTCGGACTGCCGCTACGTGACATGACTCCGTTAACCGTTGAAGAACAGATCATTGCCTATGCCGATCTGTTTTTTTCAAAAAATCCACAACATTTGGAGCGTGAACGCAGCGCCGAAAAAGTTCGCAAATCCCTCTGTAAATTCGGAGAAGAAAAAGGTGTCATCTTCGATCACTGGCAACTACGATTTGAAGCGTAG
- a CDS encoding divergent polysaccharide deacetylase family protein gives MTAAAKKKSTAKKRQKKAVPPRKHFLSWLSHPLTAVVFLSILLCLGGYIITHWSLPDATPEQQPAVEAYPLERYPVEPPPPREPVIVPEDHKAQVAIIMDDIGINRDAALQALQLPMPLALAIIPGEAHSTEIMNLAHRQRSDIMIHIPMEPVSYPQNDPGPLGLFSNQSEQQIRQKITHIIAALPYAIGGNNHMGSEFTQHADKMRPVLTALKNSGLFFVDSLTSKDSVAYQQARELGLSCAIRDVFLDNVREMEPILAQLDRLVSRAHQHGSAIAICHPYPQTIEALHYFIKDRERFDVEIVSITQLVQPPMDKENHPH, from the coding sequence ATGACCGCAGCGGCAAAGAAAAAATCGACGGCCAAAAAACGTCAAAAAAAGGCAGTGCCACCGCGTAAACATTTTTTATCCTGGTTGAGCCACCCTCTGACAGCCGTCGTATTTCTGAGCATCCTGCTATGCCTTGGCGGCTATATCATCACCCATTGGTCTCTTCCCGATGCAACGCCAGAGCAGCAGCCGGCGGTTGAAGCCTATCCTCTGGAACGGTATCCGGTTGAACCGCCGCCTCCCAGAGAACCTGTCATTGTCCCCGAGGATCACAAAGCCCAGGTTGCAATCATCATGGATGATATCGGAATCAACCGTGATGCCGCGTTACAGGCACTCCAGTTGCCAATGCCGCTGGCTCTGGCCATCATCCCCGGCGAAGCCCATTCCACGGAGATCATGAACCTCGCTCATCGGCAGCGATCCGATATCATGATTCACATTCCCATGGAACCGGTCAGCTACCCTCAAAATGACCCAGGACCTCTTGGACTGTTCAGCAACCAGTCCGAGCAACAGATCCGTCAGAAGATAACGCACATTATCGCGGCATTACCCTACGCGATCGGCGGCAATAATCATATGGGCTCGGAATTTACCCAACACGCCGACAAAATGCGTCCTGTTCTCACCGCGCTCAAAAATTCAGGTCTGTTTTTTGTCGACAGTCTGACAAGTAAAGATTCCGTCGCCTACCAGCAGGCACGTGAACTTGGGCTCTCCTGCGCCATTCGTGATGTTTTTCTCGACAATGTTCGGGAGATGGAGCCGATTCTTGCCCAACTTGACCGACTTGTCTCACGAGCCCACCAACACGGTAGCGCCATTGCTATTTGTCATCCCTATCCACAGACGATCGAGGCTCTGCACTATTTTATAAAAGACCGAGAGCGTTTTGACGTCGAGATTGTTTCGATTACCCAGCTCGTACAGCCGCCGATGGATAAAGAAAACCATCCGCACTGA
- the xseA gene encoding exodeoxyribonuclease VII large subunit yields the protein MLNQAPPILTIGQLNELIRETLEDNFVHVRVRGEISNLSRPGSGHWYFTLKDEQGQIRCVMFRSANRQVPFQPEHGQQVLCSGRLSLYEARGDIQLICETMDAQGYGSLQLAFEQLKKKLDQEGLFSLAHKQPLPSHPQCIGLITSATGAAIHDIFNILQRRAHGLRVVLRPVLVQGDQAAQQIVAAIKEFNRFSPCETIILGRGGGSLEDLQAFNSEEVARAIFTSRCPIISAVGHETDFTIADFVADLRAPTPSAAAELVVKNRQELGQHLDQLRLRLKTAATRHLMIKEQQLAGLRKRLRSPQSRIQQQQQRCDELEHRLNQAMARLVERRDHTLQELAGRLNALSPLNTMKRGFSVVTTQTVPTVLIRNAQQLEPGQGISLQFHQGSATATIDSVNPAEPA from the coding sequence ATGCTAAACCAGGCACCACCTATTTTGACCATCGGACAACTCAATGAGCTGATCCGCGAAACACTTGAGGATAATTTTGTTCACGTCCGGGTTCGTGGCGAAATCTCCAATCTGTCGCGTCCGGGATCCGGCCATTGGTATTTCACTCTCAAAGATGAACAAGGGCAGATTCGTTGCGTCATGTTTCGCAGCGCCAATCGTCAGGTTCCGTTCCAACCCGAACACGGTCAACAGGTGCTCTGCAGTGGACGTCTTTCGTTGTACGAAGCCCGCGGAGATATTCAGCTAATCTGTGAAACCATGGATGCGCAAGGCTATGGCAGCCTGCAACTGGCTTTTGAACAGCTAAAGAAAAAACTCGATCAGGAGGGACTGTTCTCGTTAGCGCACAAGCAGCCTCTCCCCTCCCATCCTCAGTGTATCGGCCTTATTACGTCAGCAACCGGTGCGGCGATCCACGATATTTTCAACATCCTGCAACGGCGTGCTCACGGCCTTCGCGTGGTCTTGCGTCCAGTTCTGGTTCAGGGCGATCAGGCAGCGCAGCAAATCGTTGCCGCCATTAAGGAATTTAACCGCTTTTCCCCCTGTGAGACCATCATCCTCGGCCGAGGTGGAGGCTCCCTCGAAGATCTGCAGGCCTTCAACAGTGAAGAGGTGGCACGGGCGATCTTCACCTCACGCTGTCCAATTATTTCAGCCGTTGGCCACGAGACCGATTTTACCATTGCCGATTTCGTTGCCGATCTGCGCGCACCGACACCCAGTGCCGCCGCAGAGCTGGTTGTCAAAAACCGCCAGGAGCTTGGACAGCATCTCGACCAACTCAGATTACGTCTCAAAACGGCTGCAACGCGTCATCTGATGATCAAGGAGCAACAACTCGCAGGGCTTCGCAAGCGGCTACGCAGCCCACAATCGCGAATCCAGCAGCAACAGCAGCGCTGTGACGAACTTGAACACCGCCTGAATCAGGCCATGGCCCGTCTTGTGGAACGACGAGATCACACGCTACAAGAACTTGCTGGCCGCCTCAATGCGCTAAGTCCGCTCAATACCATGAAACGTGGTTTCAGTGTGGTCACAACACAGACGGTTCCAACGGTCCTGATCCGAAATGCTCAACAACTCGAGCCAGGGCAAGGCATCTCCCTGCAATTTCACCAAGGCTCGGCCACGGCAACCATCGACAGCGTCAACCCTGCGGAACCGGCTTGA
- the ftsE gene encoding cell division ATP-binding protein FtsE, which translates to MIQLFNIGKIYQNGAPALHDISLKIPDGDFVYVTGSSGAGKSTLLRLLYCAEKPSRGQILMGERNITRLRARNISYLRRDIGFVFQDFKLLNSRTVFENVALPLQVQGLARHEISTRVYQMLQYVGLEYKLQRKPLELSGGEQQRVAIARAMIVNPRLLLADEPTGNLDHELAVEIMEMFTRINETGTTVLIATHDKEMLELFPHRTVILHAGNIVSDITPEGIASPVEAEEN; encoded by the coding sequence ATGATTCAGCTTTTCAACATTGGCAAGATCTACCAGAACGGCGCTCCGGCGCTACACGACATCAGCTTGAAAATTCCAGATGGAGATTTTGTCTATGTCACCGGCTCCTCCGGCGCCGGAAAATCAACCCTGCTGAGGCTGCTTTATTGTGCGGAGAAGCCTTCGCGCGGTCAGATTCTCATGGGAGAGAGAAACATTACCCGACTGCGAGCGCGCAATATTTCTTATCTTCGCCGTGACATCGGCTTTGTTTTTCAGGATTTCAAATTACTCAACAGCCGGACCGTGTTTGAGAATGTCGCCCTGCCGTTACAGGTTCAGGGTCTGGCACGCCACGAGATCAGTACCCGTGTCTACCAGATGCTTCAATATGTCGGCCTTGAGTATAAGCTTCAACGCAAGCCCCTTGAACTTTCGGGAGGAGAACAGCAACGTGTTGCCATCGCCAGAGCGATGATAGTCAATCCGCGCCTGTTATTAGCCGATGAACCCACGGGCAACCTGGACCATGAACTGGCCGTAGAGATTATGGAGATGTTTACCCGCATCAATGAAACCGGGACAACCGTGCTTATCGCGACTCACGACAAGGAGATGCTTGAGCTGTTCCCACACCGCACCGTGATATTGCACGCGGGCAATATTGTCTCAGACATCACACCAGAGGGTATCGCATCACCGGTTGAGGCGGAGGAAAACTGA